In one Platichthys flesus chromosome 3, fPlaFle2.1, whole genome shotgun sequence genomic region, the following are encoded:
- the cnot6l gene encoding CCR4-NOT transcription complex subunit 6-like — protein sequence MPKEKYDPPDPRRCYTIMSSEDVANGKKSYWAELEISGRVRSLSSSLWTLTHLTALHINDNNLSRIPPEIAKLPHLVYLNLSSNKLRSLPAELGNMVALRELLLNNNLLRVLPYELGRLFQLQTLGLKGNPLSQDILNLYQEPDGTRKLLNYMLDNLAVHPEQLPQRPWIALKERDQMMPAAVFTVMCYNVLCDKYATRQLYGYCPSWALNWEYRKKGIMEDITGCDADIISLQEVETEQYYAMFLETLKEHGYDGYFCPKSRAKLVSEQERKHVDGCAVFFKTEKFTLIQKHTVEFNQVAMANSEGSEVMLNRVMTKDNIGVAVLLEVNKDMFSGGMKPPQEKQLILVANAHMHWDPEYSDVKLIQTMMFLSELKSIAERAAGSTGSPTSDPSSVPIVLCADLNSLPDSGVVEFLSSGGVAENHKDFKELLYSDSLTNFNCNGKNGTSDGSITHSFQLKSAYDSNLMPYTNYTYDFKGVIDYIFFSRNHMSVLGLLGPLDSQWLTDNNITGCPHPHIPSDHFSLLAQLELRPSLPHPLNPLNGLHLPVNR from the exons ATGCCAAAGGAAAAATATGACCCTCCAGATCCCCGCCGATGTTACACCATCATGTCATCCGAGGACGTAGCCAATGGGAAGAAGTCTTACTGGGCTGAGCTGGAGATCTCTG GGCGGGTGAGGAGTCTGAGCAGCTCGCTGTGGACGCTCACTCACCTGACAGCGCTGCACATCAACGACAACAACCTGAGCCGCATCCCGCCGGAGATCGCCAAGCTGCCACACCTGGTCTACCTGAACCTGTCGTCCAATAAGCTGCGGAGCCTGCCCGCCGAACTGGGCAACATGGTCGCTCTCAG GGAATTGCTTTTAAACAACAATCTTTTGAGAGTTCTGCCTTACGAGCTTGGGAGGCTGTTCCAGTTACAAACCCTGGGGCTGAAAG GAAATCCTTTGTCCCAAGACATCCTGAATCTGTACCAGGAGCCGGACGGAACCAGGAAGCTTTTGAACTACATGCTCGACAATCTGGCCG TGCACCCAGAGCAGCTCCCCCAAAGACCCTGGATCGCGCTGAAGGAGCGAGACCAGATGATGCCGGCAG CCGTGTTCACGGTCATGTGCTACAACGTGCTGTGTGACAAGTACGCCACGCGGCAGCTGTACGGCTACTGTCCGTCCTGGGCCCTCAACTGGGAGTACCGGAAGAAAGGCATCATGGAGGACATCACCGGCTGTGACGCTGACATCATCAGTCTCCAG gaggtggagacggaGCAGTACTACGCCATGTTTCTGGAAACGCTAAAGGAGCACGGCTACGACGGCTACTTCTGTCCAAAGTCTCGCGCCAAACTGGTTTctgagcaggagaggaaacacGTGGACGGCTGCGCTGTGTTCTTCAAGACTGAGAA GTTCACGCTGATCCAGAAACACACCGTGGAGTTCAACCAGGTGGCCATGGCCAACTCGGAGGGCTCCGAGGTCATGCTGAACAGAGTGATGACCAAAGACAACATCGGCGTGGCCGTGCTGCTCGAGGTTAACAAGGACATGTTCTCCGGTG GCATGAAGCCTCcacaggagaagcagctgatcCTGGTGGCCAACGCCCACATGCACTGGGACCCCGAGTACTCGGACGTGAAGTTGATCCAAACCATGATGTTCCTGTCGGAGCTGAAGAGCATCGCTGAGAGGGCCGCGGGCTCCACCGGCTCGCCGACCTCCGACCCCTCCTCCGTCCCCATCGTCCTGTGCGCCGACCTCAACTCGCTGCCCGACTCCG GTGTGGTTGAATTCCTGAGCAGCGGAGGCGTGGCTGAGAACCACAAGGACTTCAAGGAGCTCCTCTACAGCGACTCTCTGACCAACTTCAACTGCAACGGCAAGAACGGCACCTCGGACGGGAGCATCACTCACAGCTTCCAGCTGAAGAGCGCCTACGACAGCAACCTGATGCCTTACACCAACTACACCTACGACTTCAAG ggCGTGATCGACTACATCTTCTTCTCCAGGAACCACATGAGCGTCCTGGGCCTCCTGGGCCCGCTGGACAGCCAGTGGCTCACCGACAACAACATCACGGGGTGCCCCCACCCCCACATCCCCTCGGACCACTTCTCCCTGCTGGCCCAGCTGGAGCTGCGCCCCTCCCTGCCCCATCCGCTCAACCCCCTCAACGGGCTGCACCTGCCCGTCAACAGGTAG
- the LOC133936836 gene encoding C-X-C motif chemokine 10 gives MMMLQKPLLLLAALTLCCCITSLQAYRKRGCHCIQMTTKQVPRYCIRKIEVIPVSGQCRQTEILITRRNGHRVCVDPEEKWVLDLLTKLYSENETLSRTNASTNASSKLDA, from the exons atgatgatgctgcagaaaccactgctgctgctggctgccctgactctctgctgctgcatcaccTCCCTGCAAG CTTATCGCAAGCGCGGGTGTCACTGCATCCAGATGACCACCAAACAAGTCCCTCGATACTGCATCAGGAAAATTGAGGTGATCCCTGTTTCGGGTCAATGTCGCCAGACTGAAATCCT GATCACAAGGAGAAACGGCCACAGGGTGTGTGTGGACCCAGAAGAGAAGTGGGTCCTCGACCTGCTCACAAAACTGTACAG TGAAAACGAGACCTTGAGCAGAACCAACGCTTCAACCAACGCTTCTTCAAAACTCGATGCCTGA